In one Vigna radiata var. radiata cultivar VC1973A unplaced genomic scaffold, Vradiata_ver6 scaffold_158, whole genome shotgun sequence genomic region, the following are encoded:
- the LOC106752452 gene encoding agamous-like MADS-box protein AGL80, with product MSRRKVQLTFIANNSDRKASYIKRKKSLLKKTEEISTLCGVEACTIVYGPYAPVPDVWTSNSGVQNVVEKFRNTCEHNKKMATQESFLSERIAKGREKMKKHVRSNQEKEMTMFMFQCLKNGRVELHNNMTPDDLNVLSSVIESKLRDINKKMETLNVSEMPPNPTQMAPPALPVPALPVPALPVPAPEDIITPPNLGDGTYMNADDPLQSQWFMDLLNDNGDEETIKSSFGDPNLPPL from the coding sequence ATGTCCAGAAGAAAGGTGCAACTCACCTTCATAGCCAATAACTCAGATAGGAAGGCATCATATATCAAAAGGAAGAAGTCACTGCTGAAGAAGACAGAGGAAATCAGCACCCTTTGTGGTGTTGAAGCATGCACAATAGTTTATGGCCCTTATGCTCCTGTGCCAGATGTTTGGACATCCAACTCCGGTGTTCAAAATGTGGTGGAAAAGTTCAGGAATACATGTGAGCATAACAAGAAGATGGCGACTCAAGAGAGTTTCCTTTCAGAAAGAATCGCCAAGGGtagagagaagatgaagaaacatGTTAGGAGCAACCAAGAGAAGGAGATGACCATGTTCATGTTTCAGTGCCTTAAGAATGGGAGGGTTGAACTTCACAATAACATGACCCCAGATGATTTGAATGTCCTTTCATCAGTGATTGAAAGCAAGTTGAGggatattaataaaaagatgGAAACTTTGAATGTTTCTGAGATGCCACCAAATCCAACCCAGATGGCACCACCAGCACTACCAGTACCAGCACTTCCAGTACCAGCACTTCCAGTACCAGCACCAGAAGACATCATCACACCACCAAATCTTGGCGATGGAACATATATGAATGCTGATGACCCGTTGCAAAGCCAGTGGTTCATGGACTTGCTTAATGATAATGGTGATGAGGAGACTATAAAGTCTTCATTCGGAGATCCTAATCTCCCACCACTCTAA
- the LOC106752451 gene encoding agamous-like MADS-box protein AGL80, which translates to MTGRKVKLAFIANDCARRASYRRRKKSMLKKIEELSTLCGVEACAIVYSSFDQEAQIWPSESGVQNVVEKFRTMPEWKKHKMGNQESVMEKSIMKGKRKIAKLEEENKEMEITMFMFQCLDTTRVQPQQNMTLADLNLLSSVIEQKLNDVSRRLDLTDVTEVPYQPQIHTFVDTNLKL; encoded by the coding sequence ATGACAGGGAGAAAGGTGAAACTGGCATTCATAGCCAATGATTGTGCCAGGAGGGCATCGtatagaagaaggaagaagtcAATGTTGAAGAAGATTGAAGAACTGAGCACCCTTTGTGGAGTAGAAGCATGTGCCATAGTGTATAGCTCCTTTGATCAAGAGGCACAGATTTGGCCATCTGAATCAGGTGTGCAGAATGTGGTTGAAAAGTTCAGGACTATGCCTGAATGGAAGAAGCACAAGATGGGGAATCAGGAGAGTGTCATGGAAAAGAGTATTATGAAGGGTAAAAGGAAGATTGCGAAACTTGAAGAAGAGAATAAGGAAATGGAGATTACCATGTTCATGTTTCAATGCCTTGATACAACTAGGGTTCAGCCTCAACAAAACATGACTTTGGCAGATTTGAATCTTCTGTCATCGGTGATTGAACAGAAATTGAACGACGTTAGTAGAAGGTTGGATTTGACAGATGTTACTGAGGTGCCATACCAACCCCAGATACATACATTTGTAGATACTAATCTCAAACTTTAA